The genome window cgtgcggtagcagagagaacagtctatgaatagggtggctggagtatttgacaattttcaggaccttcctctgacaccgcctggggtagaggtcctggatggcaggaagcttggccccggtgatgtaatgggccgtacgcactaccctctgcaggatgctcttgatggtgcagctgtaaaacgttttgaggatctgaggacccatgccaaatcttttcagtctcctgagggggaataggttttgttgtgccctcttcacgactgtcttggtgtgcttggaccatgctagtttgttggtgatgtggacgccaaggaacttgaagctctcaacctgatccactacagtcccgtcgatgagaatgggggcgtgcttggtcctccttttcctgtagtccacaatcatctactttgtcatgatcactttgagggagaggttgttgtccttgcaccacacggtcaggtctctgaccttctccctataggctgtctcattgttgttggtgatcagaaaggccagcatcccggagttgcctcttcactgttgacgttgaggcaggtactatttaatgaagctgccagttgaggacacgtgaggcatctgtttctcaaactagacactaatgtacttgtcctcttgctcagttgtgcaccggggcctcccactcctctttctattctggttagcgccagtttgctctgttctgtgaagggagtagtacacagcgttgtatgagatcttcagtttcttggcaatttctcgcatggaatagccttcatttctcagaacaagaatagactgacgagtttcagaagaaagttatttgctgatgctccagatactaaactagtctaaagaaggccagttttattgcttctttaatcaagacaacagttttcagctgtgctaacataattgcaaaagggttttctaatgatcaattagccttttaaaatgataaacttggattagctaacacaacgtgccattagaacacaggagtgatggttgctgataatgaacctctatacgcctatgtagatattccataaaaatacaaaaaatctgccgtttccagctacaatagtcatttacaacattaacaatgtctacactgtatttctgatcaatttgatgttattttaaatttgCTCTTCTTtacaaaacaagaacatttctcagtgaccccaagcttttgaacggtagtgtatgtagaTATTTTTCTTTGTATATTCTGTATATattctttgttagaaagaataatatatttcccttgacggagtgatTCTGAATATAAAACACTCAATTTACCCCTCTCCCCCATGTAGGCTAGGCATTCTAACATCTGTAAAACACACTTCTTCTGGGAAGATAAATTACCTGTGGCATTAAGGGGATACATAACTACACAAAAAATATCTCATTAAATCTTTAAAGTCATTCTGTACACCAGTTCCACCAGCTGATTGGCAGAGTTAAAGTGGAGTTATCTCCAAATGGAAACCTAAAAATGAGAAACAACAACTGTTATGTTAGTGTTGGGAAGGCCATGTTGTTTGAAGGGaagtgaggatggagaggagtatGGCAAGTGCAGGGAAGATCCTTGCCAGTCCCATATGAAGTTGGTAGCTTTTGGCGGTTTTATTGTCTTCTCTGTGCGCTGTGTGCAGTGTCAGGGTAGGATTTTGCTGACTGACTTTTCCCCACAAGGGCCTTCCCTCCCGTCCAACACTGAATGGATTAGAGGCTTTAGGTGTCTCATTCACTGTAACACTGAGGGGATTTGGAGGGAAAGGATGTTATCTCAATCTCTGTTGATCTCCTTTCAAAGTGCCTAATCATGGAGACAGTGAATTACGTGCAGATCAATGTGTATATGAAGTCATTTAATTTTATACATAATATTGTCTTTTGAGGATTGCAACATTTTAAAACAAAGAATACccattttaaatgtattattattatgtaaAAACAGACAAAGCTATTTAGACATTTATGTTTCTGTGTTGCCTccatttccctctctgtctccccaggaTCTCTCCTCCATGCTAAGATGCTGGCTTCTTCAGGACTAAGAAATGCATCCGAGGTATCATGTTTGGCGAGAGAAGAGCTCCAGTAACAATGCCTAAACCCAAGCCTGCACCCCTTGGGGAAGAATGGTTTACTCCACTGTTGTTCCCCCTGTGGAGGCAGGGGAGTTCAGCAACGCCAGCCTCTGCTGCCTCGTCATGAGGCTGCTGAACCTCTCTGACCACCTCCTCCAGGGCCAGCCTGACATGGAAGACATGTCCATGCAAAACAGCTCCAATGGCATCTCCTGGTCACCTCTGGACCTGGGCACAGTCACGCCAACATCTGAGGCCCAGGATAGTGTGCAGGGCGTCAGCCTGCCCCTCCAGGTTTTCTTCTGCATGGCCATGGTCTCCATCCTGCTGGTGGCCTTCCTGGGGAACGTGGTGGTGGTTCTGATGGTCTACCAGCGTGCTGCCATGCGATCCGCCATCAACATCCTATTGGCCAGCCTGGCCTTCGCAGACATGATGCTGGCTGTCCTCAACATGCCCTTCGCCCTGGTTACTGTGGTGACCACACGCTGGATTTTCGGGGATGTTTTCTGCCGAGTGTCGGCAATGTTCTTCTGGCTCTTTGTCATAGAGGGCATGGCTATCCTGCTTATAATAAGCATAGATCGGTTCCTGATCATAGTCCAGAAACAGGACAGGTTGAGTCCCCATAGAGCCAAAGTGTTCATAGTCATCACTtggactctctccctctgtttctctttccCACTAGCCACAGGTCACCCTTCTCTCCAGATCCCCTCTAGAGCTCCACAGTGTGTGTTTGGCTACACCAGCGAGCCGGGGTACCACGCCTACGTGTTGCTCCTCATGATGGCCTCCTTCTTCATCCCCTTCATGGTCATGTTGTACACTTTCATGGGGATCCTGAACACCATCCGGCACAACGCTGTGCGCATCcacagccacccggacagcatCTGCCTTAGTCAGGCCAGCAAGCTGGGCCTCATGAGCCTGCAGAGGCCCTTCCAGATGAACATAGACATGAGCTTCAAGACGCGTGCCTTCACCACCATCCTCATCCTCTTCTCGGTGTTCACCATGTGCTGGGCGCCGTTCACCGCCTACAGCCTGGTTTCCACCTTCAGCAGCCCCTTCTACCACAAGGCCAACTTCTTTGAAGTCAGCACCTGGCTCCTTTGGTTGTGCTACCTCAAGTCGGCCCTCAACCCTCTCATTTACTACTGGCGGATCAAGAAGTTCCGCGATGCATGCCTTGACCTGATGCCCAAGTACTTCAAGTTTCTCCCTCAGCTGCCCGGCCACACGAAGCGGCGTATTCGACCCAGCGCTGTGTACGTGTGTGGGGAGCATCGCTCTGTGGTCTGACTTGGAGGACACGGACTTCACTGCCATGTAGGTTTTGTTCGACCATTTATCCAATTTGCTCTCACCAGTCAAATTCATGAGGAGTTGGGATTGCTGTTTCGACAAGGACAGTATATTTTAGCTGTGTTGAacttgtttacaaagcatgtaaaTTAACTGCTTCTGTGGTTTTGATTATGGT of Salvelinus namaycush isolate Seneca chromosome 29, SaNama_1.0, whole genome shotgun sequence contains these proteins:
- the LOC120024349 gene encoding probable G-protein coupled receptor 63, whose amino-acid sequence is MVYSTVVPPVEAGEFSNASLCCLVMRLLNLSDHLLQGQPDMEDMSMQNSSNGISWSPLDLGTVTPTSEAQDSVQGVSLPLQVFFCMAMVSILLVAFLGNVVVVLMVYQRAAMRSAINILLASLAFADMMLAVLNMPFALVTVVTTRWIFGDVFCRVSAMFFWLFVIEGMAILLIISIDRFLIIVQKQDRLSPHRAKVFIVITWTLSLCFSFPLATGHPSLQIPSRAPQCVFGYTSEPGYHAYVLLLMMASFFIPFMVMLYTFMGILNTIRHNAVRIHSHPDSICLSQASKLGLMSLQRPFQMNIDMSFKTRAFTTILILFSVFTMCWAPFTAYSLVSTFSSPFYHKANFFEVSTWLLWLCYLKSALNPLIYYWRIKKFRDACLDLMPKYFKFLPQLPGHTKRRIRPSAVYVCGEHRSVV